A stretch of Dermochelys coriacea isolate rDerCor1 chromosome 6, rDerCor1.pri.v4, whole genome shotgun sequence DNA encodes these proteins:
- the FLRT2 gene encoding leucine-rich repeat transmembrane protein FLRT2 gives MGLWTRMWSKDWAAFLKSWLIISLVLCMQVSKTLACPNVCRCDRNFVYCNERSLTSVPLGIPEGVTVLYLHNNQINNAGFPAELHNVQSVHTVYLYGNQLDEFPMNLPKNVRVLHLQENNIQTISRAALAQLLKLEELHLDDNSISTVGVEDGAFREAVSLKLLFLSKNHLSSVPVGLPVDLQELRVDENRIAIISDMAFQNLTSLERLIVDGNLLTNKGITEGTFSHLTKLKEFSIVRNSLSYPPPDLPGTHLLRLYLQDNQITHIPLTAFSKLHKLERLDISNNQLRMLVKGVFDNLHNLKQLTARNNPWLCDCSIKWVTAWLKFIPSSINVRGFMCQGPEQVRGMAVRELNMNMLSCPTTTPGLPIITPAPAATLRTTLVPTSSVPTPSDKYSPFPLTTSTLPTVPDREGGEMVTPPISERIQLSIHFVNDTCIQVNWLSLFTVMAYKLTWVKMGHSLVGGIVQERIVSGEKQHVSLVNLEPKSTYRICLVPLDAFNNYQAGEDTVCSEATTKASHLNNGSNTASSHEQTTSQNMGSPFLLAGLIGGAVIFVLVVLLSIFCWHMHKKGRYTSQKWKYNRGRRKDDYCEAGTKKDNSILEMTETSFQIVSLNNDQLLKGDFRLQPIYTPNGGINYTDCHIPNNMRYCNSSVSDLDHCHT, from the coding sequence ATGGGCCTGTGGACGAGAATGTGGTCCAAAGATTGGGCAGCTTTCCTGAAATCCTGGCTCATAATTTCCCTGGTGCTCTGCATGCAGGTCTCCAAAACTTTGGCCTGTCCAAATGTGTGCCGCTGTGACCGAAACTTTGTCTACTGTAATGAACGAAGCTTGACCTCAGTGCCTCTTGGGATACCGGAGGGTGTAACCGTACTCTACCTCCACAATAACCAAATTAATAATGCTGGCTTCCCTGCAGAGCTGCACAACGTCCAGTCTGTGCACACGGTCTACCTGTATGGTAACCAATTGGATGAGTTTCCCATGAACCTGCCCAAGAATGTGAGGGTTCTCCACCTGCAGGAAAACAACATTCAAACCATTTCTCGGGCTGCCCTGGCCCAGCTCCTGAAGCTGGAAGAGCTGCACCTAGATGACAACTCCATCTCTACTGTAGGGGTTGAGGATGGAGCATTTCGGGAAGCTGTCAGCCTCAAGCTTCTGTTCTTGTCTAAGAATCACTTGAGCAGTGTACCAGTTGGCCTTCCAGTAGACTTACAAGAATTACGAGTTGATGAAAACCGAATTGCCATAATTTCAGACATGGCCTTCCAGAATCTCACGAGCTTGGAACGTCTTATTGTGGATGGCAATCTCCTTACAAATAAAGGTATAACTGAGGGTACTTTCAGCCATCTGACCAAGCTCAAGGAATTCTCAATAGTACGGAATTCACTATCCTACCCTCCCCCTGATCTTCCAGGTACACATCTGCTGAGGCTCTACCTGCAGGACAACCAGATAACCCACATACCACTTACAGCCTTTTCAAAACTCCACAAGCTGGAGCGGCTTGATATTTCCAACAATCAGCTCCGGATGCTGGTGAAAGGGGTCTTTGATAACCTCCATAACCTGAAGCAGCTCACTGCACGGAATAATCCCTGGTTATGTGACTGCAGTATTAAATGGGTCACTGCATGGCTCAAATTTATTCCCTCATCCATCAATGTCCGGGGTTTTATGTGTCAGGGACCAGAACAGGTCCGAGGTATGGCTGTCAGGGAGCTCAACATGAATATGTTGTcatgccccaccaccactcctggtctgccAATTAtcaccccagcccctgctgccaccTTGCGAACTACACTGGTTCCCACTTCATCAGTTCCAACTCCAAGTGATAAATACAGTCCTTTCCCACTCACCACATCAACACTCCCCACTGTGCCTGACAGGGAGGGTGGAGAAATGGTGACACCTCCCATTTCTGAACGGATCCAACTCTCCATCCATTTTGTGAATGACACTTGCATCCAAGTCAACTGGCTGTCCCTTTTTACCGTGATGGCATACAAACTCACATGGGTTAAAATGGGCCACAGCCTGGTAGGGGGCATTGTTCAAGAACGGATAGTAAGTGGTGAGAAACAACATGTAAGCTTGGTGAATCTCGAACCCAAATCCACTTATCGGATTTGTTTGGTTCCACTGGATGCTTTTAATAATTACCAAGCTGGAGAAGACACTGTCTGTTCAGAAGCCACAACCAAGGCTTCCCACTTAAACAATGGCAGCAACACAGCCTCCAGCCATGAGCAGACGACTTCTCAGAATATGGGCTCCCCCTTTTTGCTGGCAGGCTTGATTGGGGGTGCAGTGATATTTGTGCTTGTGGTCCTACTCAGCATCTTTTGCTGGCACATGCATAAAAAGGGGCGCTACACCTCCCAGAAGTGGAAATACAACCGGGGCCGGCGGAAAGATGACTATTGCGAGGCGGGGACCAAGAAGGACAACTCCATCCTGGAGATGACGGAAACCAGCTTCCAGATTGTCTCCTTAAATAACGATCAGCTCCTTAAAGGAGATTTCAGACTGCAGCCCATTTATACCCCAAATGGGGGAATTAACTACACAGACTGCCACATCCCCAACAACATGCGATACTGCAACAGCAGTGTCTCAGATCTGGACCACTGTCATACGTGA